A genome region from Pseudomonas pergaminensis includes the following:
- the ligB gene encoding NAD-dependent DNA ligase LigB, with amino-acid sequence MMHLLVALLLIALPLWVWAEECPDAARSQVGALAEQIRQWDDSYHRLGQSPVNDELYDQARQRLTHWHQCFPETAAAPANPLASSRGTLSHPVAHTGLEKLLDEQAVDAWLSTRQDVWIQPKVDGVAVTLVYRQGRLKQVISRGDGTAGHDWSASARKIPGIVQQLPKPIDLVLQGELYWRLDDHVQSASGGLNARSKVAGLMNRKHLSDTDAAGIGLFVWAWPEGPAAFTERLAILARWGFIDSRRYSQPIRDISEAAHWRAYWYNHPLPFASDGVVLHQAQHAPAKRWQASAPYWSAAWKYPVTKALAWVRNVQFKIGRTGRITPMLELEPVRLDDRQISRVSAGSLKRWQALDIRAGDQVSISLAGQVIPRLDEVVLRSPTRADLPVPNPARFHALSCWQLDPGCEEQLLARLTWLSGNQGLALPYIGRETWNVLIQAGLIAGFLDWLTLDAAELANIDGFGDRSRARVLEGLHSARQRPFAQWLKALGVPPAARNNLEGDWQTLVARDTQAWLAIDGIGPGRAAQLSAFFRDPHVQAMAETLRVAGVDGF; translated from the coding sequence ATGATGCATTTACTGGTTGCCCTTTTACTCATCGCATTACCTCTCTGGGTGTGGGCCGAAGAGTGCCCCGATGCAGCCCGTTCACAGGTGGGCGCCCTGGCCGAGCAGATCCGCCAGTGGGATGACAGTTACCACCGGCTTGGCCAGTCCCCCGTCAACGATGAACTCTACGACCAGGCGCGCCAGCGCTTGACCCATTGGCACCAGTGTTTCCCGGAAACGGCTGCGGCGCCTGCCAACCCACTGGCGAGTTCACGCGGAACCCTGTCTCATCCCGTTGCCCACACTGGCCTGGAGAAGCTGCTGGACGAGCAGGCCGTCGACGCCTGGTTAAGTACGCGCCAGGATGTCTGGATTCAACCCAAGGTCGATGGTGTTGCAGTGACCCTGGTGTATCGACAGGGGCGCTTGAAACAGGTCATCAGCCGAGGCGATGGAACAGCAGGCCACGACTGGTCCGCCTCTGCGCGCAAGATTCCCGGCATTGTCCAGCAGTTGCCCAAGCCCATCGACCTGGTGCTGCAAGGCGAGCTCTATTGGCGTCTCGATGACCACGTGCAGTCAGCAAGCGGCGGGCTCAACGCTCGCAGTAAGGTGGCCGGGTTGATGAACCGCAAACATTTGAGCGACACCGACGCCGCTGGCATTGGCTTGTTCGTTTGGGCCTGGCCGGAAGGCCCGGCAGCGTTTACCGAACGCCTGGCCATCCTGGCACGCTGGGGTTTCATCGATAGCCGGCGCTACAGCCAGCCCATCCGCGACATCAGCGAAGCCGCGCACTGGCGCGCCTATTGGTACAACCACCCCCTGCCGTTTGCCAGCGATGGCGTGGTGCTGCACCAGGCACAACACGCACCTGCCAAGCGTTGGCAAGCCAGCGCCCCCTATTGGTCAGCCGCCTGGAAGTACCCGGTGACCAAGGCCTTGGCATGGGTGCGCAACGTGCAGTTCAAGATTGGCCGCACCGGGCGCATCACGCCCATGCTGGAATTGGAGCCGGTACGGTTGGATGACCGGCAGATCAGCCGGGTGAGCGCTGGCTCATTGAAACGCTGGCAGGCACTCGATATCCGCGCGGGCGACCAGGTTTCCATCAGCCTGGCGGGCCAGGTTATTCCTCGGCTGGACGAGGTCGTCCTGCGCAGCCCCACCCGGGCGGACTTGCCAGTGCCCAACCCGGCTAGATTCCACGCCTTGAGCTGCTGGCAACTGGACCCCGGTTGCGAGGAGCAGTTGCTGGCACGCCTGACCTGGCTGAGCGGCAACCAGGGCCTGGCCTTGCCATATATCGGCCGCGAGACCTGGAACGTATTGATCCAGGCCGGTCTAATCGCAGGCTTTCTCGATTGGTTGACCCTGGATGCGGCAGAGCTTGCTAACATTGACGGCTTCGGTGATCGCAGCCGCGCACGAGTGCTCGAAGGCCTCCACAGCGCGCGGCAACGGCCTTTTGCACAATGGCTGAAAGCCTTGGGTGTACCGCCTGCGGCACGTAACAACCTGGAAGGCGACTGGCAGACGCTGGTCGCCAGAGACACCCAGGCCTGGCTGGCCATCGATGGGATCGGCCCGGGCCGCGCGGCGCAATTGAGCGCTTTTTTTCGCGACCCGCATGTACAGGCCATGGCTGAAACATTACGCGTGGCGGGGGTGGACGGCTTTTGA
- a CDS encoding DUF1090 domain-containing protein, protein MKFLAPFALLTVASFMATPLLAAEEASQLTGCAAKRQAISTQIEQAKAHGNSAQQAGLEKALSEVTANCTDASLKKERENKVLDAKHEVSRRQADLDKAMKKGDADKINKRKDKLAESRKELQDAVDELDE, encoded by the coding sequence ATGAAATTTCTAGCCCCCTTTGCCTTGCTGACCGTCGCAAGCTTCATGGCCACGCCGCTGCTGGCTGCCGAAGAAGCCTCCCAGCTCACTGGCTGCGCGGCCAAGCGCCAAGCCATCAGCACCCAGATCGAACAAGCCAAGGCCCACGGCAACAGTGCCCAACAAGCCGGCCTGGAAAAAGCCCTGAGCGAAGTCACCGCCAATTGCACCGACGCGTCCCTGAAGAAAGAACGGGAAAACAAGGTGCTCGACGCCAAGCATGAGGTCAGCCGCCGCCAGGCCGACCTCGACAAGGCCATGAAAAAAGGTGACGCGGACAAGATCAACAAGCGCAAGGACAAGCTCGCCGAGTCCCGCAAGGAACTGCAGGACGCTGTCGACGAACTCGACGAATAA
- a CDS encoding c-type cytochrome produces the protein MTFKRLTVVLLACLTLSACGGVDPNSPLGQRKAIFKQMLKTGEDLGGMLRGRIPFDGAKFAEGAVKLDALSHEPWKHFPSVREEDHTSAKDDVWQKQAQFQQLARNLETATGELVTASQVQPYKASNLGPAVQKVEDACSACHKQFRDH, from the coding sequence ATGACTTTTAAACGACTGACCGTTGTACTGCTGGCCTGCCTGACCCTGTCCGCCTGTGGCGGCGTTGATCCAAATTCGCCATTGGGCCAGCGCAAGGCGATCTTCAAACAGATGCTCAAGACCGGTGAAGACCTGGGCGGCATGCTGCGCGGGCGTATTCCATTCGACGGCGCGAAATTCGCCGAAGGCGCGGTCAAGCTGGATGCGTTGTCCCATGAACCGTGGAAACATTTTCCAAGCGTGCGTGAAGAAGATCACACCAGCGCCAAGGATGACGTGTGGCAGAAACAGGCGCAGTTCCAGCAACTGGCCCGCAACCTTGAAACGGCCACCGGTGAATTGGTGACCGCCAGCCAGGTGCAGCCTTACAAGGCCAGCAACCTGGGGCCGGCGGTGCAGAAAGTCGAAGATGCCTGCAGCGCCTGCCATAAACAGTTCCGGGACCACTGA
- the mltA gene encoding murein transglycosylase A translates to MNVTLKTWSRRLAWALPMIALLAGCDAGKETAKDETSKPHAVATYVNAPWEALPAVSDSDLLAGFESWRSACQRLKADPVWGATCAAAATVPSNAAAVRGFLKERLDVFGLRSADNTPNGLITGYYEPVYPGSLTKTATANVPVYGVPDDLIIVNLESIYPELKGKRLRGRLEGRVLKPYDDASAINGQGSTAKPIAWLTDPMDLQFLQIQGSGRIQLAGGRQLRVGYGDQNGYPYRPIGRWLVEQGELKKEDVTMGAISAWAKAHPQRIPELLASNPSYVFFSARPDSNEGPRGSLNVPLTAGYSVAVDRKVIPLGSLLWLSTTKPDGSPIARPVAAQDTGGAITGEVRADLFWGTGDAAGELAGNMKQQGQIWMLWPKGAALPQVPDAPAGN, encoded by the coding sequence ATGAATGTCACTTTGAAAACCTGGAGCCGCCGCCTGGCGTGGGCTCTACCGATGATCGCGCTGCTGGCCGGCTGCGACGCGGGCAAAGAAACAGCCAAAGATGAAACGTCCAAACCCCACGCCGTTGCCACCTATGTGAATGCACCATGGGAAGCCTTGCCGGCGGTGTCCGACAGCGACTTGCTGGCCGGTTTTGAATCCTGGCGCAGCGCCTGCCAACGTCTAAAGGCCGACCCGGTGTGGGGCGCGACCTGTGCAGCAGCTGCCACAGTGCCGAGCAACGCGGCGGCGGTGCGTGGATTTCTGAAGGAGCGCCTGGATGTGTTCGGCTTGCGTTCAGCTGACAACACCCCGAACGGCTTGATTACCGGCTACTACGAACCGGTCTACCCCGGCAGCCTGACCAAGACCGCCACCGCCAACGTGCCGGTGTACGGCGTGCCGGACGACCTGATCATCGTCAATCTCGAAAGCATCTACCCCGAGCTCAAGGGCAAGCGCCTGCGCGGTCGCCTTGAAGGTCGCGTGCTCAAGCCCTACGACGATGCCAGCGCCATCAACGGCCAGGGCTCCACGGCCAAACCGATTGCCTGGCTGACGGACCCGATGGACCTGCAATTCCTGCAGATCCAAGGCTCGGGCCGCATTCAACTGGCGGGTGGGCGCCAACTGCGCGTCGGTTATGGTGACCAGAACGGCTACCCTTACCGCCCGATCGGCCGCTGGCTGGTGGAACAAGGCGAGTTGAAGAAAGAAGACGTGACCATGGGCGCCATCAGCGCCTGGGCCAAGGCACACCCGCAGCGCATTCCGGAACTGCTCGCGAGCAATCCCAGCTATGTGTTCTTCAGCGCTCGGCCTGACAGTAACGAAGGCCCGCGCGGCTCGTTAAACGTGCCATTGACCGCCGGCTACAGCGTGGCGGTGGATCGCAAGGTGATTCCGCTGGGCAGCCTGTTGTGGCTGTCGACCACCAAGCCCGACGGTTCGCCAATCGCACGGCCCGTCGCGGCACAGGACACCGGTGGCGCGATCACGGGTGAAGTGCGTGCAGATTTGTTCTGGGGCACCGGCGATGCGGCGGGTGAACTGGCGGGGAACATGAAGCAGCAAGGGCAGATCTGGATGTTGTGGCCAAAGGGTGCAGCGCTGCCCCAGGTGCCGGATGCCCCTGCGGGGAACTAA
- a CDS encoding MAPEG family protein, producing the protein MTVAFWCVLIAIFLPYLCTGVAKFSGGKFGPRQNHDPRAFLDTLEGFAKRAHSAQLNSFEVTPAFAAAVIIAHLAGTAELVTINVLAVLFITSRLLYIICYLADWAMLRSLVWFVGMALIASFFFVSI; encoded by the coding sequence ATGACGGTGGCCTTCTGGTGTGTGTTGATCGCAATTTTCCTGCCTTACCTGTGCACGGGGGTGGCCAAGTTCAGCGGTGGCAAGTTCGGCCCTCGGCAGAACCACGATCCTCGCGCGTTCCTGGATACCCTCGAAGGGTTTGCCAAACGCGCCCACAGTGCACAACTCAACAGTTTTGAAGTCACGCCGGCCTTTGCGGCTGCGGTGATTATCGCGCACTTGGCCGGCACGGCCGAATTGGTGACCATCAATGTGCTGGCCGTGCTGTTTATCACCAGCCGCCTGCTGTACATCATCTGCTACCTGGCGGACTGGGCGATGCTGCGTTCGCTGGTGTGGTTCGTGGGGATGGCGTTGATTGCGAGTTTCTTCTTCGTTTCGATCTGA
- a CDS encoding cation:proton antiporter has protein sequence MLELVAAFICLTTLLTYVNFRFIGLPPTIGVMVTALVFSLILQGLSFLGYPGLEERIQQLIGQIDFGDLLMNWMLSFLLFAGALHVNLNDLRSYRWPIGLLATFGVLIATVVIGSLAYYIFALFGWHVSFLYCLLFGALISPTDPIAVLGVLRTANASKPLKTTIVGESLFNDGTAVVVFTVLLGIAQLGETPTVSATAMLFAHEAIGGVVFGGLIGYLVYLMIKSIEQHQIEVMLTLALVIGGSAMATELHVSAPIAMVVAGLIIGNLGRKLAMNDMTRRYLDGFWELLDDMLNALLFALIGMELLLLPFNWLHVFAASLLAVAILLSRLLTVAPAILLLRRWRTVPRGTIRILTWGGLRGGVSVALALALPLGPERDLLLSITYIVVLSSILLQGLSIGKLVKRVTRDEPQATPDAH, from the coding sequence ATGCTTGAACTTGTCGCCGCTTTTATTTGCCTCACCACCCTGCTCACCTATGTGAATTTCCGTTTTATCGGCCTGCCGCCCACCATCGGCGTGATGGTCACGGCCCTGGTGTTTTCACTGATCCTGCAAGGCTTGAGCTTTCTCGGCTATCCAGGCTTGGAGGAACGCATCCAGCAACTGATCGGCCAGATCGACTTCGGCGATTTGCTGATGAACTGGATGCTCTCGTTCCTGCTGTTCGCCGGCGCCCTGCACGTGAACCTGAACGACCTGCGCAGCTACCGCTGGCCCATCGGCCTGCTGGCTACCTTCGGCGTATTGATCGCGACCGTGGTGATCGGCAGCCTGGCGTATTACATCTTTGCCCTGTTTGGCTGGCACGTGAGCTTCCTCTACTGCCTGCTGTTCGGCGCACTGATTTCCCCCACCGACCCGATTGCAGTGCTGGGTGTGCTGCGAACCGCCAATGCCTCCAAGCCCCTGAAGACCACCATCGTCGGCGAGTCGCTGTTCAACGACGGCACGGCGGTGGTGGTGTTTACCGTTTTACTGGGCATTGCACAGTTGGGCGAAACGCCGACCGTGAGCGCCACCGCCATGCTGTTTGCCCATGAGGCGATTGGCGGCGTGGTGTTCGGGGGCCTGATCGGCTACCTCGTTTACCTGATGATCAAGAGCATCGAGCAGCACCAGATCGAGGTGATGCTGACCCTGGCCCTGGTCATCGGCGGTTCGGCGATGGCTACTGAGCTGCACGTCTCGGCGCCGATTGCGATGGTGGTCGCCGGCCTGATCATCGGCAACCTCGGGCGCAAGCTGGCGATGAACGACATGACCCGTCGCTACCTGGACGGTTTCTGGGAATTGCTCGACGACATGCTCAATGCGCTGCTGTTTGCGCTGATCGGCATGGAGCTGCTGCTGTTGCCATTCAACTGGCTGCACGTGTTCGCCGCCAGCCTGCTGGCCGTGGCAATCCTGCTGTCGCGCCTGCTCACGGTTGCACCGGCCATCCTGCTGTTGCGTCGCTGGCGCACGGTGCCACGCGGGACCATCCGCATCCTGACCTGGGGCGGCCTGCGCGGCGGCGTCTCGGTGGCACTGGCGTTGGCCCTGCCGCTGGGCCCGGAGCGCGACCTGCTGCTGAGCATCACCTACATTGTGGTGCTGTCGTCGATCCTGTTGCAGGGGTTGAGCATCGGCAAGCTGGTCAAGCGCGTGACCCGGGACGAGCCCCAGGCCACGCCTGACGCTCACTGA
- a CDS encoding formate/nitrite transporter family protein, whose protein sequence is MATNADGKTPNLSQEEQQDVDKNQPPRAAVLHEIIRTQGDQELERSVAALWWSALAAGLTMGLSLMAMGLLNSRLPEGEAFKVIASFGYCAGFLAVILARQQLFTENTLTAVLPVMSKPTLGNAGRLLRLWTVVLVGNLCGTLLVAYVMLHLPIFDTKTDLAFLEIGRKIMENDAGQMFAKGIVSGWMIATMVWMIPSMESAKMWIIILITYLMALGDFTHIVVGSAEVSYLVFAGELPWKDFWLVFAGPTLAGNIIGGSFIFALISHAQIRSEGSLPGKKAADPRHPQQIDKDQ, encoded by the coding sequence ATGGCCACCAACGCAGACGGCAAGACCCCCAACCTGTCGCAGGAAGAGCAACAGGATGTCGACAAGAACCAGCCACCCCGCGCGGCGGTTTTACATGAAATCATCCGCACCCAGGGCGATCAGGAACTGGAGCGCAGTGTCGCCGCCTTGTGGTGGTCGGCACTGGCCGCCGGGCTAACCATGGGGCTGTCGCTGATGGCGATGGGATTGCTCAACTCGCGCCTGCCGGAAGGCGAAGCCTTCAAGGTGATCGCCAGCTTTGGTTACTGCGCAGGCTTCCTCGCGGTGATCCTCGCGCGCCAGCAATTGTTCACCGAAAACACCCTGACCGCCGTGCTGCCGGTGATGAGTAAACCCACACTGGGCAATGCTGGAAGACTGCTGCGGCTGTGGACAGTGGTGCTGGTGGGCAACCTGTGCGGCACCCTGCTGGTGGCGTATGTGATGCTGCACCTGCCGATCTTCGACACCAAGACTGACCTGGCCTTCCTCGAAATCGGGCGCAAGATCATGGAGAACGATGCCGGCCAGATGTTCGCCAAGGGCATTGTGTCCGGCTGGATGATCGCCACCATGGTGTGGATGATCCCCTCCATGGAAAGCGCCAAAATGTGGATCATCATCCTGATCACCTACCTGATGGCCCTGGGTGATTTCACCCATATCGTCGTCGGTTCGGCCGAGGTGTCGTACCTGGTGTTCGCCGGCGAATTGCCGTGGAAGGATTTCTGGCTGGTGTTCGCCGGGCCGACGCTGGCGGGCAACATCATTGGTGGCAGCTTTATCTTCGCGCTGATCAGCCATGCGCAAATCCGCAGCGAGGGCAGTTTGCCGGGTAAAAAGGCTGCGGACCCGAGGCATCCGCAGCAGATCGACAAGGATCAGTGA
- a CDS encoding patatin-like phospholipase family protein: MKVSSSNANFQSQQSEGVDKDVKTSLVNSVGERKVSLVRFSDGRVEVTLSPPPLAHLVLSGGGAKGIAFPGMVRALEDHQALGGVNVISGSSAGAISAALLASGMDAKAFEKLSNSVNLPELLNSKTPLIAKLQNASAEIGKWAGRLPGPAGNIAQLLFTLLPRLQTEAQPLEDLIGSEACKSLLAQIAGTSRESRPAEVMKIADRLSAGKGPTFRDIEVLSRHIPAVKQLNITGTGMFDGRPQLVVFNTSTTPEMDIVRAAHISGSLPGLFKSPKEQGHAFQEHAEQTAFQDGGLLVNTPSSAVIDPSFPESPLSKTESLVVKFESDKPEPAKGGSVVSGLVDTLIGVSHAAAVGYQEDKLMAQADQTVVLPLKSDKGDFRGMLGGTVNFTMTDAQKQHLQTSACTAVGAHLEKRAELRERYPFQSLDDAVLAMDDEMLASVENDLKKDPAAKDVLMFRQSAQQAMQAMDVAITEANQASDKLTVTPKLAAALRNLDALARRPEHFEWFGRRLNAAGKPNFQQLLQVMSKQSPGNAEALSKVMTSAVVQMKRRDLAVKSENFTREVIYPSLYRPGQPAANVELLRGAARDLADAKTPQAFNNVLDGIVKDYPARNKPWSAPFSSTTVEAAKAWRIPV, encoded by the coding sequence ATGAAAGTGTCCAGTTCTAATGCCAATTTTCAGTCTCAACAGTCTGAAGGTGTCGATAAAGATGTAAAGACCTCTCTGGTCAACAGCGTAGGCGAGCGCAAGGTGAGCCTTGTTCGCTTCAGCGATGGCCGGGTGGAAGTGACCCTGTCGCCGCCGCCGCTTGCACACTTGGTATTGAGTGGCGGTGGGGCGAAGGGGATTGCATTTCCGGGCATGGTCCGGGCGCTTGAAGACCACCAAGCATTGGGCGGCGTAAACGTAATTTCCGGCTCATCCGCAGGGGCGATCTCTGCTGCGTTGCTGGCCAGTGGCATGGATGCCAAGGCCTTTGAAAAGTTGTCGAACAGCGTCAACCTGCCTGAATTGCTGAACAGCAAAACCCCGTTGATTGCCAAGCTGCAGAATGCCAGTGCTGAAATTGGCAAATGGGCGGGACGCTTGCCTGGGCCGGCCGGCAACATTGCGCAATTACTGTTCACCCTCCTGCCGCGTCTGCAAACCGAAGCGCAACCTCTTGAAGACTTGATTGGCAGTGAAGCGTGCAAGTCGCTGCTGGCACAGATTGCAGGAACATCTCGGGAAAGCCGGCCAGCTGAAGTCATGAAGATTGCCGACCGGCTCAGTGCGGGGAAGGGGCCCACCTTTCGCGACATAGAGGTGTTGAGTCGCCACATTCCGGCGGTCAAGCAGCTCAATATCACGGGTACCGGCATGTTCGATGGCCGGCCGCAGTTGGTGGTCTTCAACACCAGCACCACCCCGGAGATGGACATTGTCCGGGCGGCTCATATTTCCGGCTCATTGCCTGGTCTGTTCAAAAGCCCGAAGGAGCAAGGCCACGCCTTTCAGGAGCATGCTGAGCAAACGGCATTTCAGGATGGTGGGCTGCTGGTCAATACACCCTCTTCTGCGGTGATTGATCCGTCTTTTCCAGAAAGCCCCCTGAGCAAGACCGAGTCGCTGGTCGTCAAGTTCGAATCCGATAAGCCGGAGCCTGCAAAGGGAGGCAGCGTTGTGAGTGGCCTGGTCGATACCCTCATTGGTGTCTCGCATGCGGCCGCGGTGGGGTATCAGGAAGACAAGCTCATGGCCCAGGCGGACCAAACCGTCGTGTTACCGCTGAAGTCCGACAAGGGCGATTTTCGCGGCATGCTGGGCGGCACGGTTAATTTCACCATGACCGACGCTCAGAAACAGCATTTGCAGACATCGGCGTGTACGGCGGTAGGCGCGCACCTGGAAAAGCGTGCCGAGCTCCGTGAGCGCTATCCATTTCAGTCATTGGACGACGCTGTATTGGCCATGGACGATGAAATGCTGGCGAGCGTCGAGAATGATCTGAAGAAAGATCCTGCCGCCAAGGATGTGCTGATGTTTCGCCAGAGCGCGCAGCAAGCCATGCAAGCGATGGATGTCGCCATTACCGAAGCCAATCAGGCCAGTGACAAACTGACGGTGACCCCCAAATTGGCGGCGGCGTTGCGTAACCTCGATGCACTGGCGCGGCGTCCCGAGCATTTCGAATGGTTTGGGCGGCGTCTCAATGCAGCCGGCAAGCCCAATTTTCAGCAACTCCTGCAAGTGATGAGCAAGCAGTCACCTGGTAACGCAGAGGCATTGTCGAAGGTTATGACGAGCGCGGTTGTGCAGATGAAAAGGCGCGATCTCGCGGTTAAATCCGAAAATTTCACGCGGGAAGTCATTTACCCGTCGCTTTATCGTCCGGGCCAGCCGGCAGCCAACGTCGAGTTGCTGCGAGGTGCGGCACGTGACTTGGCGGATGCCAAGACGCCACAGGCGTTCAACAACGTGCTCGACGGCATCGTCAAAGACTACCCGGCGCGCAATAAGCCCTGGAGTGCTCCGTTCAGCTCTACCACGGTGGAAGCGGCCAAGGCCTGGCGCATCCCGGTTTAG
- a CDS encoding acyl-CoA thioesterase gives MNFHTRKWVKPEDLNPNGTLFGGSLLRWIDEEAAIYAIVQLGNQRVVTKYISEINFVSASRQGDIIELGITATEFGRTSITLTCEVRNKITRKSILTVEKMVFVNLGEDGLPAPHGRTEIKYVKDQFKDDSLPE, from the coding sequence ATGAACTTCCACACCCGCAAATGGGTAAAACCCGAAGACCTCAACCCCAACGGCACCCTGTTCGGCGGCAGCCTGCTGCGCTGGATCGACGAAGAAGCGGCCATCTACGCCATCGTCCAGTTGGGCAACCAGCGCGTCGTGACCAAGTACATCTCCGAAATCAACTTTGTCAGCGCCTCGCGCCAGGGCGACATCATCGAACTGGGCATCACGGCCACCGAGTTCGGCCGCACCTCCATTACCCTGACGTGTGAAGTGCGCAACAAAATCACCCGCAAAAGCATCCTGACGGTAGAGAAAATGGTCTTCGTCAACCTTGGTGAAGATGGCCTGCCAGCACCTCATGGCCGCACCGAGATCAAGTACGTGAAAGACCAGTTCAAGGACGACAGTCTTCCCGAGTAA
- the ahcY gene encoding adenosylhomocysteinase, whose product MSAVITPADFNDYKVADMSLAAWGRRETFIAESEMPALMGLRRKYAAEQPLKGAKILGCIHMTIQTAVLIETLVALGAEVRWSSCNIFSTQDQAAAAIAAAGIAVFAWKGETEEEYEWCLEQTILKDGAPWDANMILDDGGDLTELLHKKYPQILDRVHGVTEETTTGVHRLLDMLAKGELKIPAINVNDSVTKSKNDNKYGCRHSLNDAIKRGTDHLLSGKQALVIGYGDVGKGSSQSLRQEGMIVKVSEVDPICAMQACMDGFEVVSPFINGQNDGTEASIDKALLGKIDLIVTTTGNVNVCDANMLKALKKRAVVCNIGHFDNEIDTAFMRKNWAWEEVKPQVHKVHRTGAGDFDPQNDDYLILLAEGRLVNLGNATGHPSRIMDGSFANQVLAQIFLFGQKYADLSPAEKAERLTVEVLPKKLDEEVALEMVRGFGGVVTQLTKTQADYIGVTVEGPFKPHAYRY is encoded by the coding sequence ATGAGCGCTGTAATCACGCCTGCAGATTTCAACGACTACAAAGTCGCCGACATGTCCCTCGCTGCCTGGGGCCGTCGCGAAACCTTTATCGCCGAATCCGAAATGCCGGCCCTGATGGGTCTGCGTCGCAAGTACGCCGCTGAGCAACCGCTCAAGGGCGCGAAGATCCTCGGCTGCATCCACATGACCATCCAGACCGCCGTGCTGATCGAAACCCTGGTTGCCCTGGGTGCCGAAGTGCGTTGGTCGTCCTGCAACATCTTCTCGACCCAAGACCAGGCCGCTGCCGCCATCGCTGCTGCCGGTATCGCGGTATTTGCCTGGAAAGGCGAGACCGAAGAAGAGTACGAGTGGTGCCTGGAGCAAACCATCCTGAAAGATGGCGCGCCTTGGGATGCCAACATGATCCTCGACGACGGCGGCGACCTGACCGAGCTGCTGCACAAGAAGTACCCGCAGATCCTGGACCGCGTCCACGGTGTGACCGAAGAAACCACCACCGGCGTACACCGCCTGCTGGACATGCTGGCCAAGGGCGAGCTGAAAATCCCGGCCATCAACGTCAACGACTCGGTGACCAAGAGCAAGAACGACAACAAATACGGCTGCCGTCACAGCCTGAACGATGCCATCAAGCGCGGCACCGACCACCTGCTGTCGGGCAAGCAAGCGCTGGTGATCGGCTACGGTGACGTGGGCAAGGGTTCGTCCCAGTCCCTGCGTCAGGAAGGCATGATCGTGAAAGTTTCCGAAGTCGACCCGATCTGCGCCATGCAAGCCTGCATGGACGGTTTCGAAGTGGTCTCGCCGTTCATCAACGGCCAGAACGACGGCACCGAAGCCAGCATCGACAAGGCCCTGCTGGGCAAGATCGACCTGATCGTCACCACCACCGGTAACGTGAATGTTTGCGACGCGAACATGCTCAAAGCCCTGAAGAAGCGCGCCGTGGTCTGCAACATCGGTCACTTCGACAACGAGATCGACACTGCTTTCATGCGCAAGAACTGGGCATGGGAAGAAGTGAAGCCACAGGTCCACAAGGTTCACCGTACCGGTGCGGGTGATTTCGACCCACAGAACGATGACTACCTGATCCTGCTGGCTGAAGGCCGCCTGGTTAACCTGGGCAACGCTACTGGCCACCCGAGCCGCATCATGGATGGCTCGTTCGCCAACCAGGTACTGGCCCAGATCTTCCTGTTCGGCCAGAAATACGCCGACCTGTCGCCAGCTGAGAAAGCCGAGCGCCTGACTGTGGAAGTTCTGCCGAAGAAACTCGACGAAGAAGTGGCCCTGGAAATGGTCCGCGGCTTCGGCGGCGTCGTGACTCAACTGACCAAGACCCAGGCCGACTACATCGGCGTGACCGTTGAAGGTCCGTTCAAGCCGCACGCTTACCGTTACTAA